The sequence CGTCGACCTCGACGGCCTCGACGACCACCCCGCGTTCTGGGTGCCGTACTGGGACACGGGCCTCGTCGGCACGCCGCTCTACTACCTGCCGCACCTCGCCGCGCTGCCGGAGCGCGCCGGAGCCGCGCTGCGGACGATCGCCCACGCCCCGGCGGGCGGCGTGCTGTTCCACTGCGGCGCCGGACGCGACCGCACGGGCCTCGTCGCCCTGCTGCTGCTCCTCGCGGTGGGCGCCGAGCCGGACGACGTCGTCGACGACTACCTGGAGTCGATGCGCCGGGGGTCGGAGCGCGCGGCGAACACCGGCCAGCCCGACATGGAGCCGGCGATCGAGGCGTTCCTCGCCGAGCGCGGCACCACGAGCGAGGCGGCGTTCCGCGAGGCGATGGCGGGGATCGACCTCGACATGTTCTTCGACGCGGCCGCCCTCATCGACTCCGAGCGCGAGGCGCTGCGGACGTGGCGCGGGGCGATCCCGGCGTGAGCCCGACTTCGCGCACCTGACCCGGCGGACCGGCCTACCGGACCAGCGGCACCTCGATGAGCAGCGGCGCCTCGGACGC is a genomic window of Clavibacter capsici containing:
- a CDS encoding tyrosine-protein phosphatase, whose translation is MTASDRTLPIDGLVNARDLGGIRLRTGGTTPTGVLARSEDADLITDAGWERLRELGFRTVLDLRQPAERARDRHPRPEWIHSAHVDLDGLDDHPAFWVPYWDTGLVGTPLYYLPHLAALPERAGAALRTIAHAPAGGVLFHCGAGRDRTGLVALLLLLAVGAEPDDVVDDYLESMRRGSERAANTGQPDMEPAIEAFLAERGTTSEAAFREAMAGIDLDMFFDAAALIDSEREALRTWRGAIPA